The Tubulanus polymorphus chromosome 4, tnTubPoly1.2, whole genome shotgun sequence genomic interval tatcggctcagtaataaacaaaacaaataaccataaaccttaactaaatcaaacacactaaaaaatatctgtttcgaTAGAATGCTTCAAATAACTGATGAAAGATCACGCGTCCTTTTACCTATATATCACACCCTATCACTGCTGTAACTGTTAATTGTTTTAGGGATAATATCTGGGAGATACATTTTACTCTTTTagaaagaatgttaaacagctataaacgtGATTAGTTATCGATAGTAAAATTATTGTCATGTTCTCCCTGAAATAACGTTGTATTAAATGAGCGAactgataatgtttgaaaatctcaggcaaagttagaaaaactctagttatcttgtaaaactctagttatcttggaaaataattttaatgaaaatgaaaataaagattgatTAGCTAATCTCAAGCTTTCCAGAGTTAATCTTTAGGTTTTATCTCTGAttttaatgcttttatgttgaactgtttttttttttcaaatacagtTCACCCATTGGTTAACGAAGAACTGATAATTCCTCGAATACAAAGCAAAGTTTGcaaaatttcagttttcttgtaaaaataatgttaatgaaatgaaattagagattgattatttgaatgaatttgtgGTTTTATGTCCAGctttaatgtttatatactagAGATATGTTTTGCAGTTTTTTGTATAAACAGAAATCTTTCTTACATTTTCATTTGCTGTATAgttgatatgatagaatgcttcatatttcattaaataatcAAGTGTCACTCATGCCCGGTGACATcatgaaatgtcaaattaaTAGTCTTAGACATTCGGACTAGTCCCAATTGTCGGTGTTTTATGGATCaaagtttacaattctttgtgtaaatttgttattttcctattgattcaaattgtatgaatcagttgcagtggaaatttgaataaaaacttTGAAATACCTTGCATGATATGTGATATTAAAAGCTAGTAATTTTATAATTGAATAATCTAAGTCATTATtataaggctaaaaatgataccttgtttttcctgATCAGGCGggtcatttcataaatcaatgaaatttgtaatcagttagCCTAATTTCTatctgccgggtctgttatggttagcttatcatgattttaaagtaATACCTTGGTAGATAggtggccggccgggtcaaatTTTAAAgagtaaaaatgtaaatcagattgattcattaaatcttacgctttccagagtatttggccaggtttatctctggttttagtgcggggagcCATGGACTCCAACagtttagagtccatggttgtaGGCCATAGACGTTTCTGTTTTGAGTCTATGTATGgaccatggatgtataaactctagtttatagtttatacatccatggttGGAcggtttttgaaatacagtccacgtgtttgaggagcttacgttataattcctcgagcacaaacctggcattttgtataattgttgtacaCTGTATGAGAATAAATGTGATTGAAATTCTTTATCTGTTTAGCTGCTCTGAACTTTGTTAGTTCACCAGTCAGTGGTTTTTTGTTATCTTGCAATCCACCTCTTTTTTCAACCCAATATTCCCACCAACATTGTGCGGAGACGAGGATGTCCGGAAAACATGATAATCGAATATTGGCAATACAGCTTACCACTTCAACCCGGACACACTAACACTAGTTGATCGGTTAGAAGCGAGTGTTGAGCTGCCGAAGAGTAATTAGGAAATTAGCAATCGTTTTGATTGTCACTATAGccatcaggggcggatccagaccgtattgcccaatacaTTGTTTCTACGGTCTAAaaatttaagtgcccttcgGCAATATTTTGTGACGGCATATATATTTCCACTGATGAtcggtttgatttttatatacagAAGCAGAGTCCTGAATAGTTAATCGTCTCtaaggttcgaacccagtaaatACCGATACAGATTCAGAGttgtactgatgctgaatagaggatgcacgggggtgtcccgggttcaaacccagtaattactgatactgattcagagtggtcctgatgctgaatagaggatgcacgggggtgtcccgggttcaaacccagtaattaatgatactgattcagagtggtactgatgctgattagatgatgtacaggggtgtcccgggttcaaacccagtaattactgatactgattcagagtggtactgatgctgaatagaggatgtacaggggtatcccggattcgaacccatcaattactgtgattcatagtggtcctgatggataaaAGATAAActggggtgtcccgggttcaaacccagtaattactgatactgattcagagttgtgCTGATGCTGAAgaaaggatgtacaggggtgtcccgaccgtacagtgctgccgctatgctcatcgttagcgggattttcatacactaactaaagtcaactctggcaatcgtcgtgctgtccagttatactccgtgaccttagcttgccagagttgactaacgttagtgtatgaaaatcccgctaacgatgagcatagaggcagcaccatacggtaaaatgttgatatcttaacaaaaataattactgataactgattcagagcggtactgatgctgaatagaggatgtacgggggtgtcccgggttcaaacccagtaattaatgatactgattcagagtgatactgatgctgaatagaggatgcacgggggtgtcccgggttcaaacccagtaattactgatactgattcagagtggtactgatgctgaatagaggatgtacgggggtgtcccggattcgaacccagtaattactgatactgacgTGGTTTCTGCGTCTGGAGGATTTCACTGTCAAAGTTGAATCCGTTTCTTCAGTAGAATTAACTGCGGTATCACTTGTTGGATGCAGGCTCTCGTCTAACGGATCGACGGTATCAGTTGGATACAGCAGTAGTgtgatatcatcatcatcatcatcatcatcatcatcatcatcatcatcatcatcatcatcatcatcatcatcatcatcatcatcatcatcatcatcatcatcatcatcatcatcatcatcatcatcatgaaCCATTGTTAGgtgttgattactgatatatgaatgatctaccgatggaattattgaattcACAGCTTGTTTCACTAATTCTATATGTAATGATCTTTCCTCTAGTTGTTCAGTTCTATCTCTCGATCCTGACGCCAGCAGCACGGCcattagttagttacctaatcgtcagcggtaagctttttataatcggatgggcttataccatgtggtttgtgaaaatatccgatcgtgaaactaaaccacagacaagTTACTGACTACACGGCCATCGTCAATTTGAGTTGATGTTTTTTGACAATCAATTGCTCTTTATTGACAATCATCGGGATCTGTTCCAGCCGTACAATTCGTCTTGTGATTTTCTAGTTTCTCTTCTGTTTCATAAAGCCCTCTACACTTTCCGCAGCAATAAAACACGCAGTCCATTGCAATAAAACTggttcatttcaataaatgtGTGAATACTCCACCACCTAGGACATCCTGCTCCCTCCAACTAACTGCTCCCTAACTTCACTTCAGTCTTTTAAAACTTGTGACCAGTAAATGAAtacttatttacaaatattctgttgattgtctATTGTAGGTCATTGATTGTGTTCTGATGAAGATTGTCTGAGATACAACTCAGGTTTTCTTaagaattagaaattaaaCGTATTAAATTGAATGAGCTCAATATGTACAGAAtgaattgttgttgttgtatcaTAGTCAGTTTGAAAAACGGATGAAACATGAATTGAAAAGTCAATCCAGGTCTAATTGTTAGTATATgtatattgatttaatttcagaaAGTAACGTCAATCACGAATCAAAGAGATTAACGAATCCAGCATTAATCATCATGAAATTAGATTCCAAATAACAAGTGGTGAAACTCCTTGATTCTGATGCAGTGATGAGATTTAAAGAGCTGGAATTTATGGATAACTACTCGAGCGAGTATGTAGTTGGAATTGAgatattgaataagattttgtaCTAGAAGTggacaataaatatagaatgGCAGTAAAAAAGAGTTTGTCGTGATGGATTGTATACCCAATTTCTagcaaaaatcatttttggtCCACGAGGAGAGGAAAATATTGCGAATATCCAGATGATCTGAATCACTGGTTTTACCCAAGTCTGTCCCAACTCACTGTCTGTGTCGAGAATATAAGTAGAGATGTTGCGGTGGATCCAAATATCTGATCTCACAAAACACTGACGAGGAGTTCAACTACtgtaaactttattcagacTTTAGTGAGTTTCACATCATAAACACAACAATTCACTGAATATATTCCACATACACTTTATAAAGAAAGCATGTCCCCCTTCGGCCAAGTTCCTTCAGAATGACTATCGCGGCTGAGCCCTTTTTCTTACCTACAAATTGAATAAGTATTAATCAGTTGTCTGTTTGAATTTCGAGTAAATATCAGCGGATTATTTCGCGCGATACTTACAGGAATTAATGCATTCTCTTCGGTCTTTGAATTTCCTTTTGTTTGCTGATTACATTTATGGTCCATAGATTATCAGCTGATTTTCCAGTGCGATTTTGATATTACTCCTAGTTTCGCTCATTCGATGAGACGCCATTTTAACCCGGAAGTAACTCGACACTGACATGTTTGACATGcatcgaaaatgtaaaatggaggATGGGATCAACCGGTCTCTTactgaaggtagagaccggcaaccagtctaacccaAATCCTCACCCTAAACCTAAACCTAAACCTTAACTACTTGTACCCGATAGTTTAAGGAATACAAAATTGACAATAcaaatgaagttttatttgataagatatttatgatttattacaaaattatAAAGTAAATCACGGAATCGAACTATAATGAAAACACGGAATTGGCATGAGTCTTACTCGCGACGCGGGCggtcaaatcaaatttataaaaagtgaaattgtgttttcatctaCGCATTACAACACCAATAAACTCTGaaacgaaaatgaattaaaaccgTGAACCTCGAGACAATAGTTTTACGATAAATCTGGGGAGACGGGTAGAGGTGAGTACACACGGCGGCTCACAGTCCCTAAATCAAATGGGTTAGATGTTTAGGAACCGTTGCACTAGCTCAGTGAGATCCCTCAGAAATAGCCCCACCCACCTTCATAATCCAAACGACCTTCTTTATCTATggttaattcttttaaaagTTCGTcaacttcattttcagttaatACGTCTCCCATTGTGGTCATAGTAGTTCGGAATTCATTCACGTTTAAAGTTCCACATTTCGCTGGATCCATTTGTAAAAACGCCTCtttcaatatcttctccaAAGCGTCCGTTGATTTCATATTGCGTGACATGATCGTAGAAAAATCGTCCAAGTCAATGACACCGTGATCTACAGAGCGCGAAATAGAATGGTGAGAAATGACGGAAAATAGTTTAATTCTAAGTCACCTTACCGAACTTACTGTCACGATCCATCTCTtgaaatatattacaaatttGATTCTCTGTTGGCGCTTGCATCAAGCTGCGCATTGTCGACGccatttcatctttatcgaTAAATCCATCTTTATCGGTATCAAACTGTTCAAACGCCGTCGTTATATCTACAAGTATTTCATAGTTTAGACCCTATATCCAGACACCACGTGCTTTACTTAAATAGATAGATGatttttaagattttcaaTACTGACCCGTGATCTGCTCTTTGCTGAGTTCTATCTCCACCGGGGGTTCTGCATTAGCGTCAGTTGTTTCTGTTGGATTCTCTGCTGACTTGAGTAGAATAGTTACAACATAATTTATAGGATCTACAGTTAGATCTCGTCCAAATCGGTATCAAAGGTAAAGGTATCACGTTAAAGTTGATACCGGACTGCGAATCCAGGAAACTGAAGAGTTACCAAATAAATGTTCGTAAGAATCACCGAGTTTTGACCGGTACCGAGTAAGGATGAGTCTACTGTAGGCCTATGAGTCGGTGGTAGACTTACCatgtttctaatttctttCTGATCAACAAGCGATTacgttatttcaaacatacGTTGCCATACGCAGTTTCAAATTGTTAGCAGTTTAGGTTCTGTAAATAGCAATTCCATCcgaattttatttctaatgtgTGACAGAAGCTAAAACTTTTTCTGCCATGTGGAATATGTGCACTAGGGGcaattcaaatcattgtaCCAGCTCGTGAATCACCATGTGAGTTGATAATAAACTCTGTTAACATAGAATAATTAAATGATCCTTAATTGACACATGTTTATTGAAGGGAGGAAGAAAtgcgccatcttggatgacgtCACATGTCATTGATCGCCGGGTGTAGCTATAGCCATAAGACCATTGGCCaagttaatgaaataattagatatattgttttatttgcaCTGACCCTTCATTTTCATAATTCCTGGACCTTACTACATACAGATATTTCGTTACATCCGTTGGTAGCAAATATGATATCTggttttatgttttaaatctGCGACAAACAGGAAGCCATATTGTAATCGACATATGTGTCACTGTTAGTCGGTGACGTGGCTTGTTTGCTGTTAATCGTTACAAAAAATGCCGCTGAGAAAGTTATTAAAACTCTTCAAAACAgtgattttattcatttgtctGCTTTTGATTTATAAAGCGTTTGAAAATGTAACGATGAATCATCGACAAAATGAACGCCAGGAGGAAATAGTGTTTGCGAAACAACTGGAgcaaaaagttttaaaatcgAAACCAAAAGAGAAATTAGCACCTTATTTCGATCGGTATTATAAACTACTAGCCGAACGAGGAGATAACCTAAACGAACCAGGACAAGGCGGAAAACCCGTGATTTTATTTGGAGATGAGAAAATTCGAGGTACTGTATTCATATTATCCTGAAATATTGAAAGAAacgtttttagatattttttatcatttcttcaTTGATCCATTCCTAAATTGGTGATGAACACAATCTAACTAGTTATAGGCGTCTAATCGCTTGAACTTAATTTGCGAATGATTTCCTATATAATGCACAATTTGgttgagaaaaaaaagattacaatttcatatAGTTTTCACTATGGGCGGGTTAGcgttctggggccagttgctcaaaagctggttacaaattacaaatatataattgatGCAACACAGGAGATAAATCATTCAAAGAAACAGCAGTAAATATTGTGGCGAGCGATAAGATTCCAGCTTGGAGAACGTTAAAAGACCTAAGACTTCCTCTGTGAGTTCAATTTCGAAAAAAGACGATAATTTAATCAATCTACGACGCaactatttatttttttcttgtgtATTTTTCCATAATTAAAGTTGTCATAACATCACGTACGGACCGGAACTGCCTTCAGCGACGGCAATCATCATCTTTCACAACGAGGACTGGTCACTTTTACAACGTACAATTCATAGCATCGTTAACAGATCACCTCCGCAATATCTGAAAGAGGTTTTACTGGTTGATGACGCGAGTGATACAGTCACCAGACGTGAGTAAAGTCTATTCCAGGTAAAGCGCGGTTGTTTAGCGGAATTTCCATTTGCCGAATGATTCTTTTCTGAATATGATAAATATTGTGTTGTCTCCAGTTACCGATATGGGGGCAGCATAGAACTGATGTAGGTAGGCGTTTGAAACTTCCATTAGATGTTATGTTCAAGCTATTCGATGTGTGTGTGTCGCTCTTATCGCTATGTATGCATGCGAGGTTTGGGGTTatgaaaatcttgatttattaGAGAATCTCCACTCGTTGTACTGCAAAATTTTAATGAAAGTGACAAAAAATTCTCGTAATTTGCAAGTGTTATCAGAACTAGGACGTTATCCTTTATGTATAGAAGTCAAGCGaagaatgattaatttttggaTAAAGACAGTATCGGGAAAggaaactaaactaaactcaATCCTTTACAAAATGTCTTACAATCTGTATCTAAACGATAAACATAAGAGTCATTGGTTATTATTTATTAAGAAACCTTTGATGATTGCGGTTTATCTCATATTTGGACACAACAATTTATGGGGAACAGTAGGACCTTCTCAAGGCGAATAAAACAGATTCTTTGTGATCAACACCTTCAAAATACCATTTCCACAATAGATGCTAGCCCGACATACATCAATTATAGACAatacaaaaatgatattaaatTAGAAAGATATATTAGTGAACTTGATGAAGTTTATTCGAATTTAGAATTGGGTCTTATCTCTTGCCTGTAAATAATTATCAAACCTTCCGTTAGATAGAAATGATAGATTATGTTCGGCTTGTAATGGTTTAGGTGATGAattgcattttatttttaactgcATCCTACTGAATGAAATccgtgaaaatatttttaatctgAACTCTTTTGTTTTGGCAATCttgatattctaaaaaatcctACAATCCACCttgcaaaattcattaaaaaaggcttagatgtatatagatccctccaataattagtatgttgtaaatagtgtatgtatatattgttaataactttgttatattttatcaaaacaagTTTATGCATTCtgttaattgtaaatattgtatactttGTATAAGTCTGCCTCCATGTACCatagaaatggttggagtgtaaataaaatccttatcctaatcctaatcctaagTTCCCTTATTTTCGGTTATCAAATGTTTGATGATTCATGAGGCATCCGTCACTTGATCCAGTTTTATTTGCAGCATACCTCGGTAGAGAACTGGATgaatatatcagtaataactggCCGGAACCAGCAGGATTCGTGAAGATTGTACGTCAACCAATACGTCAAGGTCTAATCCGTACGCGATCACGTGGTATACGTGAAGCTATCGGAGATGTGGTGATTGTGTTAGATTCGCATTGTGAAGTAACGGATGGATGGTTAGAGTTTATACTAGAGCCTCAACTTCCTGGCCTCACCTCAACTCCCTGGCCTCACCTCAACTCCCTGGCCTCACCTCAACTCCCTGGCCTCACTTCAACTACATGACCTCACTTCAACTCCCTGGCCTCACTTCAACTACCTGGACTCTCCTCAACTCTCTGGCCTCACCTCAACTCTCTGGCCTCACTTCAACTACATGACCTCACTTCAACTCCCTGGCTTCACTTCAACTACCTGGCCTCACCTCAACTTCCTGGCCTCACCTCAACTACATGACCTCACTTCAACTCACTGGCCTCACCTCAACTCCCTGGCCTCACCTCAACTCCCTGGCCTCACCTCAACTCCCTGGCCTCACTTCAACTCCCTGGCCTCACTTCAACTACATGACCTCACTTCAACTCCCTGGCCTCACTTCAACTACCTGGACTCTCCTCAACTCTCTGGCCTCACCTCAACTCCCTGGCCTCACTTCAACTACATGACCTCACCTCAACTCCCTGGCCTCACCTCAACTCCCTGGCTTCACCTCAACTCCCTGGCCTCACCTCAACTTCCTGGCCTCACCTCAACTCCCTGGCCTCAACTCTCCTCAACTCTCCTCAAATCCCTCGCCGCAAAGGTAGCATCTATTTCCTATTCTCATAAATCCATTTTATTTGGATAAATGAAATTGCAAGTGTATTTAGGCAGGGTGTGGTTCAGTGAATTTGTTGACGGTTACATAATGATTATCAACATCAATATCAGATGAGTTAAAGTTTAAATGTATTGTTTGTTGAAGGTTGGAGCCGTTATTAGCCAGGATACACGAACACAGGACGGCCATTGTTACACCGGAAATGTACGCAATATCAGCGCAGAATCTGGAATTCTGGGAGGGCGGTGCTTGGTCGTGGGCGTTCACGGGAAGTTTCAAATGGGATTTACGTTTTGAATGGATCAGAATTAAACAAACTCGTGATGTTAATCACGTATCTAGTATTGAACCAGTTCGGTAAATTAACGATTCGAATATTATTCTATATGATTGTTTAATATGATGTTATTCTAATAACGATATTTTCTTATAGATCTCCGACTATGGTCGGTTGTGTATTCGCGATGCGAAGAGATTATTTTCTTGAACTCGGAGGTTACGACGAAGGAATGGATATTTGGGGTGGAGAAAATATCGAATTACCTTTCAGAGTAAATTGTTTGAAGCTCGAGTCTAATGTTTTGGATCATTAAAGTATTGAATGATCTCTGTTCTATGTTTCTCTTATGATTAGGCTTGGATGTGCGGGGGCAGTCTCGAAATTATACCCTGTTCGAAAGCTGGTCACATCTGGAAGCCTTTCCATACTTACAGTTCAACCGGTAGGTGGCATTACGGTGGTCAACACTTAATATatctcatttcaaataaatattttgaggATTGTCGGAGAGGATAGGCGGCATAGGGTGGTGTGGGGGAGGGGTGGAATAGGCGGGCGGTTCTTTATGCCAAAAAGGAAAACTTTCCCACCAAATAGGGATTTCAAAACATGGTTGCGCCCAGTGAGCTGAGCATGAGCCCTAACCCTAAGtcaaccctaaccctagctcgaccgtaaccctaaccctagcaggactcgaacccgcaaACTCGAGCACGTCAGCCGAGCatgctaaccactagaccatagtCGACTGGCGATTTACTGGGTCTGTGAGTTTGACTGGTCAGTGGAGTGACTCTATTTACATAATACACGCTATCATTCTCCCTTTCTTATCAGACCCTACAACCAGGAGTTAGGGGACATTTTTCAACCTAAAACGGCATCTTTCAGGGATAACTAAAAAGTAAATAAGACACTGAATACACGAAATACATTTTGCAAGTATTTCACAAACAGCGAGAGTATATAGCATCATTGATTTTCACGTAGTTCAGTTGTCGCAATCATTGCCCTCGTTACGCCTCAGTGTACCATGTGTAGAAAGCCCTCGTTACGTCTCAGTGTAACATGTGTAAAATATAGCTTTAATTCTAGTTTATGTCGTGCTGTGACATGGATGGCAGCCAAGAATTGTATTCCGCCTTCAGCTGCTTTTTTACAACCGTCGCAACTCAATATATACCGATCTTATACTTTAAGGTGATACAATGAGCATCAACTCTAAACGGGTCGCTGAAGTTTGGATGGATGATTATAAACATTACTTCTATGAGTTCATTCCAAACATGAAGGTATGAAGTCCCACAAACAAAGTTTACCAGAATTAATATAAGTTATTCATTCTGAACTCaaaatcttcaggaatacaaaCTTCCGGCGAATATTGAAAAACAACATGAACTCAGACGGAAATTGAATTGTAAATCTTTTGATTGGTATCTCGAAAATGTGGCTCCCTTCAAATTCGTCCCATTGAAACATGCCGTTATCTATGGCCAGGTAAAACCATAACTCAGATTTTATCATCTGTAAATTGAATGATGAAATCAACGAGTATTTATCAgttgtattttctatttcacagATAAGAAACGGTAAAACAGGTTTGTGTTTGAGTAAACCTGATATTGGTCCATTCAGTCATAAAACATGCTCGACTGAGAAGGATTATACACAGGTAAGATCAATCTTCGATATCTTTTATTCATCATTGAATTATTGTTCATGAATTCAGAAATCcttgaaaaaaattctcaTTTGCATTTGTTTGGTTTACTGTAATTCTTTCTATATGTACATATGGCTGGATAACCAGTCAGTGTCCCATGGAACCATGGTCTCATTGCGGCTTGAAGCATCATTGAGCCATGGGCCTTTTGAACTACTGACTAATGTTATGGTATTTTCTATGACGTCAGATGTTCGCGTACGCTAAAGACAATAGATTAAGAACAGAGTATAGATGTATAACAGCGGAAGGCAAAGAAGGCGAAGAAATAATCGATACTGATTGTACAGATGACCGGAAGCGAATGGAATGGCAACATTCTCCGGTAAATAATACTTCCGGTGAAAAAGtgtatttgataatgaaatatacgAAGCTAATTTCAACGTGAAATGAAGTTAGTTCTGTAGATAACGATGTTTCATGTATTTTCAGAGCGGAGGACAATTCAAACACACACTCAGTGGTAAATGTATCGAGGCGCAAATCGATAAAGCGGCGATTGTTTTAAAGACCTGTTCCCTAGATCAACTTCAATCGTGGACATTTATAGAAAGACGCGACATGCTGTCTTTAGGTGTCGGACTATGAAATAATCGGTCACAATTCACTcggatttatataaatatgaaaataaagtatTCTATTTATCAGAAACGACCGAATTTCTAGACGTAGTAGCGTATATGGTAGTTCTGCTAATAGTTGAAAGATGTCGCTAGTGTTCACAGTTCAAGTTGGTTGAAACATGTCTTTGACTTCATCTTCAATGATTGCAATCTGTTTCATTTGCTAATAGCTTAACGTATAGAATAACTGTAGCGGGAAACTTGACGCCATACGAGATTAGAACTCGTTACACAACATTTAAAAATCACACACATGTCTAGAATTCGCGATTGACCGCCGAGTATCTCTGAATAAACACTGGAAACAAGTCTAGATCACGAGCCGATTCGGTTAGATTGCTTAGAAACTGGGTTATGTTACTGAGTGACGTCACCGGTATCTGTAGGTCTGGGTTAAGTCGTTGGTTTAACGGTTGATCGATGGAGGTCATGTTATGTGTAACGGAGTGTAAATATGTATTCTACGTGAATGGACTAGCCAATCAGATCGAAGCATTCCATCTTTTGGCGTATACTTTTTTTATAAACAAACTGAAATGAGCCCCGGCACGTGAGTTTAGACAGTTAGTTTATCTCATACGCTTTGTAACACAGTGCAGCGTGGAGCGGGAGATGGGGAGAGATTCTGCAGCCCGacttttgaataattgattCCAACCGTTTTTCATCTTCTGCGTAGGAGTGAATATTCGAATAGGGGAGTGAGGGGGCGAAGAATGAGGGAGTGAGAGGTGGAGAATGAGGGGATTAAGAGGCGGAGAATGAGGGGGAGTTATTAGTTAGACCTGATTCTCTGCGGTCCAACTGCGGCAGAATAATCCGTAATTTACTGTTACCCAAACCATGAGTTAAACAATGTAATTTATACCGGTGTAAATTAATCACAAAATTCGATCTCTCGGGAATAGAGCTGTAGCGAGCGACTAACTAAATTTAGTATTCACTTCCCCAAACAACTGGCCGTCAACGCCGTCAGGCAATTTGTTCAGACGCCTATAAAACAACATCGTAAATAAACGAACGAGttttatttacaaaagaaattcgaTTGAATGTAAATATTCTTGGCGTTTGGGGACATTTGTAGCGCAGCAAATCTCCGTTCGAAATTGCGGTTGTTTTTCCTTGGCGGCGTGTTATTTGTGAATTCCTTGTTTTCTGTCAATTCAAAACTATTACACGAAACAGGTTTTTCTTACACATTCAAAATTCCTCTTACCAGATTTACCGCTGTATGAGTAAACGACATTCTTACTAATATATACAAGTATTTAGTTCCATCTTTAGTTCATTAATTCAGGAAATCTTAATTCACTCCAAATGGCGCTAATTCATATAAATGCGTTCGTGTAAAAATGCGcatattttcatacattttttaGAGTGCGtttattcttgaaaagtacAACTTGAATAGAAAGTAGAATCGTCGTTAGTTTTGAATTTAGGAAGGACTTCTTGGAT includes:
- the LOC141903950 gene encoding putative N-acetylgalactosaminyltransferase 9 → MPLRKLLKLFKTVILFICLLLIYKAFENVTMNHRQNERQEEIVFAKQLEQKVLKSKPKEKLAPYFDRYYKLLAERGDNLNEPGQGGKPVILFGDEKIRGDKSFKETAVNIVASDKIPAWRTLKDLRLPLCHNITYGPELPSATAIIIFHNEDWSLLQRTIHSIVNRSPPQYLKEVLLVDDASDTVTRPYLGRELDEYISNNWPEPAGFVKIVRQPIRQGLIRTRSRGIREAIGDVVIVLDSHCEVTDGWLEPLLARIHEHRTAIVTPEMYAISAQNLEFWEGGAWSWAFTGSFKWDLRFEWIRIKQTRDVNHVSSIEPVRSPTMVGCVFAMRRDYFLELGGYDEGMDIWGGENIELPFRAWMCGGSLEIIPCSKAGHIWKPFHTYSSTGDTMSINSKRVAEVWMDDYKHYFYEFIPNMKEYKLPANIEKQHELRRKLNCKSFDWYLENVAPFKFVPLKHAVIYGQIRNGKTGLCLSKPDIGPFSHKTCSTEKDYTQMFAYAKDNRLRTEYRCITAEGKEGEEIIDTDCTDDRKRMEWQHSPSGGQFKHTLSGKCIEAQIDKAAIVLKTCSLDQLQSWTFIERRDMLSLGVGL